A stretch of the Saccharolobus caldissimus genome encodes the following:
- the cas4 gene encoding CRISPR-associated protein Cas4, translating to MITGVTVKHYLFCPAIVRIEELGFRERVTEAMQEGSEVDKEKVVNFLFPMLKAKEIIKKPIYKYKDLVGSPDFVLKFSYHYSPLDVKNTDRVGMDHKAQVLYYAYLMEKSGLVVKEGMLYYTSGKFIRLPYTDNERRYIERLIVKIREAREGRIKVIQPVRKCVNCGFFQYCRPKRVGKFYEV from the coding sequence ATGATAACTGGTGTTACGGTTAAACATTACCTATTTTGTCCAGCAATAGTTAGGATTGAGGAGTTGGGATTCAGGGAGAGAGTTACTGAGGCCATGCAGGAGGGAAGTGAGGTTGATAAGGAAAAGGTAGTTAACTTTCTCTTCCCTATGCTTAAGGCGAAGGAGATAATAAAAAAGCCCATATATAAGTATAAAGATTTGGTAGGATCTCCAGATTTCGTCCTAAAATTCTCATATCATTACTCTCCCTTAGATGTGAAGAATACTGATAGAGTAGGGATGGATCATAAGGCTCAAGTTCTCTATTACGCTTATCTAATGGAAAAGTCTGGGTTAGTAGTTAAGGAGGGAATGCTCTATTACACTTCTGGTAAGTTTATTAGATTACCTTATACTGATAACGAGAGGAGGTACATTGAGAGGCTAATAGTTAAGATTAGAGAAGCCAGAGAGGGTAGGATTAAGGTGATTCAGCCGGTTAGGAAGTGCGTTAATTGTGGGTTTTTTCAATATTGTAGGCCTAAGAGGGTAGGTAAGTTTTATGAGGTTTAA